Part of the Henckelia pumila isolate YLH828 chromosome 2, ASM3356847v2, whole genome shotgun sequence genome is shown below.
TGTCCTTTCTTGGATCGAAATTGCCGAATCCCTCGGCGATTATGTAAAAATCATACCCGTGAAGATGGATAGGGTGGTTCTCAGATGTGAATATGTTTGTTCCCTGCAACACTACTTGCACCGTAGCCCCGTATTTTAGTCTATACACTTTAGTTCCTGGAATGGGTTGCCATATGGACCGGCTCACGTTGCCCGTGTAGTCGAACTTCAACGGTGGATTTGCTGGGAAATCGCTCGTGAAAACTCCTTGTATACCTTGTCGATGTGCTTGCAATAAGGAAAACGTCGATGGGAGCACGAATGATATGTTGTTCATGCTGGCAGAAAATCTAGTCCCGTTTGGACCTTGGCAGTTTCTAGGCCTTGCACCAGGGGGGCAGTTGTTGAGTCCTAGACCAGCTGTAATGAAAAGACTTTCGTCGATGTCAGTGGGCACTTGAACTTGTCCCGGGCTTCTGAAGCTTGTCGTGAAGGCTGTGGCGGTGGCGGTGTCGTTGAATGCAGGTAGGATAGGCATGACTGGTTTGACAGAGACACCTTTAGCAGGGCAGGGCGCGGATTTGTATTCAAGAATAgctgttgttgttgtattgtcGAATGGTGCGCCTTGAGCACTGGCATAGGCGCGTGCGGCGATGTAATATCTGGCTGGTGCTTGATCAGCAGTGATCAGGACATCGGTTGTCTGTCCCGGTCCGAGCATGAGTACAGAGGTGGTAAAGGGCTTCACATAAGACGCATCAGCGGCGACTACAGTGAGCTTGTGATTGGCAACTTGGAAGAAAAGTTGTTGGTTTAGTGCAGAGTTTACTACCCTAAGAAGATTCGTCTCGCCAGAGTCCAGTGGAACTATCACTGTATCTGTATCAAGATGGAACAGAATGAGTTGATTTATTACATTTCGGTTGAATGTTATATCTATCTATATGAAGAAGAAATCATGTAACAAAGGGGATTCGAACTTGGAACTAGTTAAgtgtaaaaatttcaaaacagaCCTTTCTTGGAGCAGTTGTAAAGATCCCCAGGTTGACCATTTATGGTGAAAGCATCGGACACATTCGGAGCCCCTCCTGTTCTTGTAGCTTCTCTTACAACGTCGATAGGGTTGGCGTCCCACCACTCGCCTAAACAAAGCATGTTCATACATTTTTTCATCAGCAAGCCGAAAATGGGACTAATTTCTTGTAATGTCATGCGGTTTGTAAGAGCAAGGACCTTGAACTTACCAAGAAGCAGAGTATTTTCGCGCTTGGGCTTAGTGAAAGGATACGAATCACCTTCCTTCGGACGAATGATCAAAGCGCCATACACAGTAGCCCTGAGCCAAGAACTGTGCGCATGCCACCAGAGAGTACCTTCTTGTCCTTGGATCGTGAAACGGTACGTGTAACTCCCTCCCGGTCTGATAGGACACTGCGTCACAAATTCAGGTCCGTCGGCCCATCCCGTCCTTATTTGCCTCACTCCATGCCTATACATAGTTGGTGGAAAATATATGAAAACACAAAAGATCTATATATGAACACTCAAGTTGAATTCTATGTATTTTGTATATACTCATCAATGGATATATGCCTATAACTACCAGTGAATCGTGACGTTGTAACGTGCTCTGTTTACAACGTTGATCACGAGAGTGTCGCCATTGTTCACCTCTAACGTTGGTCCGGGGTACATCCCATTCACCGTGATCGAGTTGTGAGTTTTGCACAGCCTCTTCACTGGTGTTGCTTGCACCTGTATAAATAAATTCCACATGTAAACCAAAAAACATATACATAACCTAATGATCATATATATCAATCTCCATGTAAAAAGACTAGAGAAGAATCCAACATACAACAAAATCATGGTAATGAACTGTTGCATTAGTTTTCGGCATTGCGCTTGTGGAGAGGAGATAGAGGCCTAAGTAGAACAGGAAAGGGCAGAAAGGGTTGCCATTTGCCACCATTTCCACCAAGTTTTCAGTGAAGAAAAGTGACGTCTCGCGGCGGGACTAGGCGTATGTATGAATGAACGTTTGCTAGTGAAAAAATGCAAGAAAGGATTTGGTTTTATACACAAGATTAAGAAAGAAAAGGGTGGTTCTAAGGTTGGCAGATTAGGTTTTGATATATAGTGGGAACAATCAAATGGCAAAATTTACTTAGTTCAACTCTACAGTAGAGTTGTTGCACCCActggttcatcaaactcaagaaAATCTCAGATTTATGCTTCTTTCACAAGTCCTTTTTTTTGTTCCATATTATGATGTGATTTGGTTTACTATTAAAATATGTCAAGTTACGTTTTTTGGAAGAGAAACAGGGGCGACCCATTAGTTGCAATGTAAGATTTTATAGGTTTCTTAAGTATCTTAAACTGTTGGGTGCAAAACTTGtgatatattttcttataaaaaaTTACATTAAATTTGAGTATTTGTCCATTTCAAgcaaatatataaatatgtatatttagGAACTTTCTTGGTAATGTTGCTTATTGGTTTTGTAGGTTTTATTAATTGTCATTGCGCACACATATTTCTCACCTACATGCTGGAACTCGTGCCTAATACCAAAACTAAGTCCAAATCtctcatcataaaatattttatacaaTGTATAACATATAATTgtatgaattctatcattttagCCTTTTTTGTGAAACATTTTCTTAGTCAACGAAGGATATCCTTTTCAGAAGTATGCCTGAAAACGGGCAAGCGAAATTAAATTCCGAATGTGATGTCTtaaatgggaaaaaaaaaaaaaggtttgaACTTATTAAAATTGCTTAGTTAGTGTCCCTAATTACCCTTTTTTGGTCCCTTATTATTATATGGTTCAGTTTCTTTATTTGATGTGTATAGATAACAAATAAATGAGTAATATAACTAATTAGATATTTAGATTGCGGATATTGCATTCAAGATAATATATACGAGTAAGTTTATTGTGAGACAGtttcacaaatatttatatGTAAGAATTCATATATAaagagaaaaataatatttttggtattaaaaaataatattttttatgaatcaAATGAATTAAAAGATCTGTCTCACAAAATGAAACTATAAGACGTTCTCACAAGAGTTTTTATGTATATTTGAGCATATCAGTTTCCTTCATTTGTGCTATTTGGTGACAAATTATAATGATTTTACCTATAGGGAAGCCGTAACGACAAGTAGTTAAATTAATTGCACGTGATTTAGGACCTTAGGTAGCATGTCAACCATTTTATTTCAACTTTTTGAAAGAATGTTTTAACCACTCTTaaatctatttttaaaaaaaaaaaggagaagaagaaaaaagaaaactTAAAAATGGTCTAAATAGGAAGCAAATAGATGTATTAAAAAAAACCTCAAATTTGTTaacgaaaatatttttttggactatttttttttttcaccaaTTTAAAGATAGGGTAGCTAATTAAGAGCTCGCACACGTAATTGTATAACAATTACTTTCGTTTCTTGAATCGTTTTtatattcttcaatttccattTTTATGATAACCATAGTTTatattttgacatttttaaattttttttaaagaaatattTTCCATCCAATTCATGATTTAATATGTATTGTAGGTGCACAGCTGGAAATATCGATTATAAAATAGTCAAATAGGTAACGATTTAAAGGCAATAGAATTGAATATAATGTAAAATTCTCTTGTTTTGcttccctttttttttaaaaaaaactattaataatgatttttttacTAACTAATTAAGATGAAGTTATATTCCCTTAAAAATTCACGAATCCTTTACCAAAGTTAGAGTCGACATTTCAAGTCAAATTTATCATCTTATCATTCTTTTAAGTCACTTCGAATCAAAGGGAAAAATAAACATTAGATGGCtgaaccaaaaattaaaaattaaaaattaaagcaTTCGAGTTGGTAAGTTTGTTATTGACTTTTAAGTGAAACGTGAAAATTAAATCTTTGATGGTTTCATTTTCCAACAATTGCGCGTTTATATAAGTCGTTAAGAATAGTGGAAACAACGAAAAATTAATTGGATATATTAATTAAGGGACAGTTTTCGAGCAATTTTTTCGCATTTTTTAAGTGCCTCTAATttaattgaaaatgaaaataaatatttcaactGTTTGCATCCGACCTACCATGGGAAGAACATCTATTTTCCATGCTGGAAATGTTTTTTCGCGATTTGAACTTTCATTAAAATGTGATAGACTTATGTGATCTAACGatgttgaaatttaaaaaactcAATTAGTCTCATTTGTTTATCTATTGGCGTAAATTCGATTTCGAGTCATTCTCCTCCTTTTTGTATTAGAAAAAAACGATgttaaaacatgaaaaattaCTCGTAGAAAAAAACTAACCGGAATTTCAAGGGCTTTTGagaaatatatgatattattacgTTGCAAAGCTTAGAAAGTATGTTTACATGATTCAAGAATCAAATTACATTAACAACCAAATCACCAaacttattttattaaagaaataataataataatcaaactTCTACTGAAGAAATTTCTCTAGGGGGACCTCACACACTATTTCAGAAGAAGAAATACAGGTACCAAATGTATCACAAGACCAAAagaattacaaaaaaataataataattcaattCCCTTAAATTAGGTATCATGTCCTAGAGCCTTTTGAATGGAGAAATAAACTAGTTTCAAAGTGGATTTGAAAGAGTCTCCAAAAAAAATGAATTACAGAATCTCCCTTCAATATGTTCAACTAGTTTGGAGATTTCCATCAGTCTAGTTCATCAAAGCAGTCGGTGAAGGCATCGCTTCGCCGTCTTCTCCGGAGCTCTCCGCGTCTGATTCTGGCCTCACAATCTCCTCCAGTTGCCGGAGAATCAGCAGAGCCTCGGGACGGTCAGATGGCGATAACTCGACGCAATGCAAAGCCAGTTTCAATGTGCTCAGCAATTCATCACCAGCAACAGACTGATCCCTCATCAATTCTACGTCAAAAACTCCATTAGTCCATTCCTTTTTCACAAGGGATGCAACCCATTGTGGCAAAGCCATGCCATTAGCCACGTCCCCGGACGATTTCCCCGTCAGAAGCTCCAACATGATCACACCGAAGCTGTAAACGTCGCTCTTGGACGTTGCTTTCTTGAGCTCCGATAGCTCCGGTGCCCGGTACCCCAATGCCCCGGAAGTGGCAACCACATTAGCATTTGCAGCAGCAGACATTAGTCTTGAGAGGCCATAATCTGAAATCTTGGCAATTTTGTGCTCGTCCAAAAGTACATTACTTGATGTGAGGTTTCCATGAGTAATGCCTACTTTGGTGTGAAGATAAAGCAACCCTCTTGCTACATCTTTCGCTATTTTGATCCGCGTTCCCCAATCTATGGGCGCATTAGCGTCGTGGACTGTAAACAAACGGAATGTTATGCTAATACATTTAAGACCGTATATTGATCGAAAAAGCGGTACAATTTTGCTCACCGTGGAGGAAAGTTGCAAGACTTCCATTAGGCATGTAGTCAAAAATGAGTAGTTTTTCACCCTTTGGACCTAAATAATAAGCTCTAAGTGCAAGGAGATTAGGATGTCTGATTTTCCCCAATGCATTAACCTCTGTGAAAAATTCCTTTTGACCCTTAGTTATCTTTTCTCTCAATCTTTTCACAGCTACTTGAATTCCATTCTCCATCGTTGTCTTATACACCGTTCCGTACGTGCTTCGGCCAATAACCTCAGCTGTTGCACATAGAAGATCATCTGTACTAAAAACCTTAAGTTCATCGAAATGCACAAGTTTTCCCTCTGTTCCGGCGCTTGCTTCAACTTCTTCTGCATTTGGGGGAATACCCTTTGTTGCTGCAGACTGGCTTTTCTTGGATTCTTTCACCGTTTTCATAATCCTCAGCAAGCAGAAGATTAGAATGGTACAAGCCACAAGAAGAATAACAAGAAGTGTCCCTAATAAAATGAGAATAAGGTCTTTGATACTAAGTTCTCGGTGCCGTATTTTGTCTGGCATTGCAGCTTCAGGTGGAGCTTGGGAGGATAGAACAGGACATGGAGCTGAAGCACTGTATCCACAGAGTTGTGAGTTTCCATCAAAGGCACTTGGTTTGAAATTTTGGGAAAGTTTGAAGGGAACAGAACCAGATAGGTTGTTATTTGAAACATTGAATGAATCAAGATTTGGCAGTTCACTTAAGAAAGGTGGGATTTCTCCAGTGAGATTGTTTTGAGACAAGTCAAGAACTGATAATTTCTTGAGCTTAGaaagactaattggtaacatcCCACTTATGAAATTTGCAGATAAATCGAGCTCTCGGAGCCCAGAGAGATTCCCAATCTCATTCGGGATGATCCCTCTCAACTGGTTATGAGGAAGTGAAATTTCTTGGATGCCACTCAACTTTCCAAACCAAGAAGGGATGCTTCCAGTGAAAGAGTTGTGACCAAGGTTCAAGACTTGAAGTTGAGACAAACCTTTTCCGTTTTCTCCCGAAAAATTCGCAAACGAACCGGAAAGATTGTTGTTTTGAAGATCAAGAAACACAAGTGAAGCAGATTGAGTCAGACTGAATGGGATTGAACCTGTCAACTGATTGAAGCTAAAATCAAGCCTTAAAAGCTTAGTCAAGTTGGAAAAACTATCGGGCATCGCCCCGGACAAAGAATTGTTACCAATGTCAAGCGTTTGGAGAAGGGAACACAAGCCAAGTGAAGGAGGAATGGAACCAGAAAACCTGTTGTTAAACAACTTAACACCCCTAAGATTAGGCAAGAAACCCAATGAATATGGAATCAAACCTCCAATGACATTATCATGGAGGCTTAAGTCTCTTAGAGCTTGCAATTGACCAATTTTCTCGCTGATTCTGCCGCCGAATCCACTCCATGGAATATGAATAACAATAACCTGGCCTCGTGCACATTTTATCCCAGCCCAACTACCCGAACAAACTCCGTAACCGGTATCATTCCAGCTTTTCAATACGTTTTTTGGATCAATAAGATCATGTTTGAAGTCTTGGAGAGCTTGGTAATCTGATTCTGTCACTATGATCCCATCCCAAGATTGGCTTGACACTGGCTCAAGCACAAAAAAGAGTAGGTGAAAAACCAAGAAAATTTGAATAAACCTCCAATTGTACATATTTTAAGCAGAAATTTGATGGGATGTAGCTATTTTTTCAGAGAAATTAGCGGCAAACATTTGAGAGTTCTTGAAGAGAAGAGTTGAAAGATTTTGTAGCAGGTGGGAGTGGCCAAGCCATTGATGGTTGGGGATTTTGAAATATTCCATTCAATTCTTTGCTTTTagcttgaaaatatttttatgattttagctTTAATATAAATGCAGATTTTTAAAGAGCATTAATCTCATACGTTAATCATatgtattttcaaattttgagcacGAACATCCCCTGAAGACACGTACAGACAAGAAGATGaatgttcaaaatttgaaaacacagAAATATATGAACTCGAGATTTAATAACACAGATAgttaaaaaattattcttttttcaaatataatttttagcAATATTGGGTTTTATAATGGTAGTGTATGCAATTGATCCATTTTAAGAGGATATGATGAAGTTGCAttcatataaaattattttaaaatctcgATCGCAAAGTCACTCACTtgcataaaaactctaaaattgACTAGAGTGAAGACTCTAATGCAAGATAAGTTAAGTGCATTATTTTGTTTTAGGaaacaaatattcaaaattttgataaaattggACATGTGCTGCGTTGATGACCCCAACCGCTCCTCCAACGGTTTCAAACTCCATAATTTCCTTACCGTTAATAAGATCATAATAACTTAtcttcaaaaaataatataactaCTGAATTTATGGCATTCATGAACGTAGGATTTTGATTGATGAAAAAAATGGAAAGAATAACACCATATATTGAATTAAAGTATTTAAttggatttaaaaataaacctttattttttttattaaaattaaattaattatctaATTATCTTACTTCAATGAGTATTAAAAACACGATCATCCTGCAAAATAATTGCGACAAAAATCGTCATTTATGAATATTAATAAGAGTCATATTATAATAGAAGCATTGTCAATATCGtaattaaatcaattttatcacttttaaaattatatatacatttttgAATTGAAATTTAATTGCAAAAAATCATATGCTAGTCTTTCAActttaataacaattaatttgcAGGATATGTTTGGacctttttaattattattattattattattattagaggCTCCTCTCCACTCTCCTTGTCTTCTACGGCTATATTCATTTCATGATGGTGTACAGATAGATTTCTGTGGACCCACCCAATTACTACCCACCACCTGTCATTATACATGTTATATGACAATAATACCCTTCCTTGGTCTAGGATATATGATGGGACGTGGCTCATTCTGGAGTCTATTTTGGTAATTTAATTCAGGTTCTGTTACTCCTTTTCCAGTTGTCCTTTTCCTAGGTTCAGTATTCCTTTTTAATGTTTGTCCCCTAAGCAAAATAAAGAAAACTACTAGGAATGCTTAACAAGGAATTTTGATATATACTTGTAACACTTGAAGCATGCAATCTATAGTGTGATATGTAAATttggaaaaattaaaaatttgtcaATGAACGTAAGTATTTTAAGTATCTTTCGTTTAagatatgatatatatgttaTTTGGTATTAAAATGCATTCTTCTTCACGGACGAAATCCTCTGCTACACTTGGTGCTACAAACCGTGCTACACTTTGCTAAAAACAACCTCGTTtgcataaattattaaaaattaaattcattaaataatatggatgaacaaaatataattaatcattgataaaattttcgattcacctattttttcaattaaaaaaatcatcaataaattgtTTTACTCATTTATCGTGTTTGGGACACAATTTAttgcttattttaattaaaaaaataggtGAAtcgaacattttatcaatgattaattatattttgttcatttatgttgtttaatgaatttaatttttaataatttatgcaAACGGGGTTGTTTTTAGCAAAGTGTAGCACGATTTATAGCACCAAGTGTAGCAGAGGATTTCGTCCTCTTCTACGATATCAcacattttgttttattattattaaattcaaaaatcaatatatttaaaagataaaattgaGCCACATACTTGAGAGGAATGATGAGTAATGAAAGCGTTTGTAAAATGTGTTCAAGTTGGTGAAGTAGATTGACATTCATCGGTAGTGATCAGGTGATCGATTCCTTCTACCAATATTTTCTTGGATTAGCATGTCGCAGGGGCGGCTCCAGTGCCccccttaattttttttaataaaattattataatattcttaaatttaaaataaaattataattatgaaCATAAATTATGAACCAAACACGAAAATACAATAGAGACTAAAAAATTAAGTTAAGCTTCATTGTTAATGTGTGCAAAGTAACACGAAAATTTGTGGCTCATAATCTTTAAAAAATTGAAGTCCAGACACTAAGTTTTTAAATCTATACACAACTGGGTTTTAAGGTTTTTAAACCTAAAAACAAATTGTTGAAGCAATAATCGTTAGCTTATAAGTTTCTGAGTTTGACTCTGATTTTATCATGTCGCAACAACTGCAATAAAGAGAAAAATTTTTCTATGAAAAATATTACGAATATTAATTACTTAtactgaaaaatatatattatgtagtTTGTCGAATgaagttattattattaattatttttcagaaaaaaatcaTGTCATAAAGAGTAAATTGTAAGTTAAATTTGAAATCtaacaatattatttaaatttcagTACTATATTTAATTGTTGTTATGTGATgatagtgtatatatatatatatatatatatatatatatatatatatatatatatatatttatgatctTTAGTTCTGTCCGGCTGCCCCCCTTAATAAAATTCCTAGATCCGCCCTTGACATGTCGCATATGTTTTTTTCAGTGCGATGGGAGTTCCTATAACTTAAGAAATTCATGGATTTTGAATAATGTTGCATTAGTTCGAAAGTTTATCTGGTGCGCGCTGAAAAATGATGACAACAGGTTCCCAAATCATAAAAAAGATAATAGCAAAGAACGTGTAAATGGTGTAACCGAGTATATTTTCAGGCCATTCGATGGGAAAAGAAAAAAACCAAAAGGAGACGAGAATTATTAAGATTTGTTAACTATTGTTCGTCGTTTTATTGAGCTCTTTTTTTTATCTTCTCCTATTTTAGGTATGGGAAAACTTTATTTGTTAGGACCAGAGGAATGTGTCATTTTCTATGAGCCTGTAGTTGCGCAGACCATTCGATCGATTTTATCATATACTACTCTTTGTAAGAACATCTTTTACAATCCAAAATGTTCAGTTCATATGCTAGCTAGTctgattttttgttttattcattGCATGCATACACACATGCGTGTGCATAGGGCTGTCGAAATGGGTTAATCTTGCCGTGTTGATCCGTCATGCTATGCTAAATGATGGGTTGAGATGGCTTGACGGGTTTGGAGGTCAATCTGCTCTAACCCACTaaatatatataactaaaaataGACGCGTTAGTCCACTCCGTCGTCTGTTTGATAACTTTACATAGAACATACAGATCTTATTTAAATGAATGTGATTAACCATATTTTGCTTGTCACATTccactttatttttaaaaaaaaataataagaatactATTATATATGCACAATACTGAGCATGTATA
Proteins encoded:
- the LOC140882469 gene encoding laccase-12-like isoform X2 gives rise to the protein MVANGNPFCPFLFYLGLYLLSTSAMPKTNATVHYHDFVVQATPVKRLCKTHNSITVNGMYPGPTLEVNNGDTLVINVVNRARYNVTIHWHGVRQIRTGWADGPEFVTQCPIRPGGSYTYRFTIQGQEGTLWWHAHSSWLRATVYGALIIRPKEGDSYPFTKPKRENTLLLGEWWDANPIDVVREATRTGGAPNVSDAFTINGQPGDLYNCSKKDTVIVPLDSGETNLLRVVNSALNQQLFFQVANHKLTVVAADASYVKPFTTSVLMLGPGQTTDVLITADQAPARYYIAARAYASAQGAPFDNTTTTAILEYKSAPCPAKGVSVKPVMPILPAFNDTATATAFTTSFRSPGQVQVPTDIDESLFITAGLGLNNCPPGARPRNCQGPNGTRFSASMNNISFVLPSTFSLLQAHRQGIQGVFTSDFPANPPLKFDYTGNVSRSIWQPIPGTKVYRLKYGATVQVVLQGTNIFTSENHPIHLHGYDFYIIAEGFGNFDPRKDTAKFNLIDPPSRNTASLPVGGWTVIRFVADNPGVWLFHCHLDVHINWGLAMAFVVENGVGELETLEHPPADLPVC
- the LOC140882469 gene encoding laccase-12-like isoform X1 produces the protein MVANGNPFCPFLFYLGLYLLSTSAMPKTNATVHYHDFVVQATPVKRLCKTHNSITVNGMYPGPTLEVNNGDTLVINVVNRARYNVTIHWHGVRQIRTGWADGPEFVTQCPIRPGGSYTYRFTIQGQEGTLWWHAHSSWLRATVYGALIIRPKEGDSYPFTKPKRENTLLLGKFKVLALTNRMTLQEISPIFGLLMKKCMNMLCLGEWWDANPIDVVREATRTGGAPNVSDAFTINGQPGDLYNCSKKDTVIVPLDSGETNLLRVVNSALNQQLFFQVANHKLTVVAADASYVKPFTTSVLMLGPGQTTDVLITADQAPARYYIAARAYASAQGAPFDNTTTTAILEYKSAPCPAKGVSVKPVMPILPAFNDTATATAFTTSFRSPGQVQVPTDIDESLFITAGLGLNNCPPGARPRNCQGPNGTRFSASMNNISFVLPSTFSLLQAHRQGIQGVFTSDFPANPPLKFDYTGNVSRSIWQPIPGTKVYRLKYGATVQVVLQGTNIFTSENHPIHLHGYDFYIIAEGFGNFDPRKDTAKFNLIDPPSRNTASLPVGGWTVIRFVADNPGVWLFHCHLDVHINWGLAMAFVVENGVGELETLEHPPADLPVC
- the LOC140883150 gene encoding probable leucine-rich repeat receptor-like protein kinase IMK3 gives rise to the protein MYNWRFIQIFLVFHLLFFVLEPVSSQSWDGIIVTESDYQALQDFKHDLIDPKNVLKSWNDTGYGVCSGSWAGIKCARGQVIVIHIPWSGFGGRISEKIGQLQALRDLSLHDNVIGGLIPYSLGFLPNLRGVKLFNNRFSGSIPPSLGLCSLLQTLDIGNNSLSGAMPDSFSNLTKLLRLDFSFNQLTGSIPFSLTQSASLVFLDLQNNNLSGSFANFSGENGKGLSQLQVLNLGHNSFTGSIPSWFGKLSGIQEISLPHNQLRGIIPNEIGNLSGLRELDLSANFISGMLPISLSKLKKLSVLDLSQNNLTGEIPPFLSELPNLDSFNVSNNNLSGSVPFKLSQNFKPSAFDGNSQLCGYSASAPCPVLSSQAPPEAAMPDKIRHRELSIKDLILILLGTLLVILLVACTILIFCLLRIMKTVKESKKSQSAATKGIPPNAEEVEASAGTEGKLVHFDELKVFSTDDLLCATAEVIGRSTYGTVYKTTMENGIQVAVKRLREKITKGQKEFFTEVNALGKIRHPNLLALRAYYLGPKGEKLLIFDYMPNGSLATFLHVHDANAPIDWGTRIKIAKDVARGLLYLHTKVGITHGNLTSSNVLLDEHKIAKISDYGLSRLMSAAANANVVATSGALGYRAPELSELKKATSKSDVYSFGVIMLELLTGKSSGDVANGMALPQWVASLVKKEWTNGVFDVELMRDQSVAGDELLSTLKLALHCVELSPSDRPEALLILRQLEEIVRPESDAESSGEDGEAMPSPTALMN